CTGTGGAATGAGTGAAGTTGAAGTCTCGCTGTCTGCTAGCTCGCTCGTCGTTACCACTGTGTATAAAGGGCACTGTATTACGACCGCAAGGCGTTGCACCGATAAAGGCCTAAACATGCGTGTTGTGACTCAAGTACAGCGTATTTGTATCATGATGGAACGAGGTTTACTCGATCACACAATGGCGCAACATAAGCTCGATACGGTGAGCCCTAAGCGCTATAACCGCTGGCTGGTTGTTATCATGATTGGATTGTCTTGTGCCTCATTCAGTCGTTTAGCGGGAGGTGATTGGCCTGTATTTGGTATGACTTTTCTAGCTTCAGCGATAGGAATGATGGCGAGACAAGAGATGGCCGCGCGTCACTTTAACCCTTTACTCACGTTTTCTGCGACTGCATTTGTAACTTCTTTAGTCTCAACTCAAGCGATTAATTACCATATTGGTAATACACCAACACTAGTTATGGCTTCCTCTGTATTGATGTTGGTTCCTGGTTTCCCATTAATAAACGCTGTCGCAGATATGTTAAAAGGGTATGTGAATATGGGCATTGCTCGGTTCACGTTTGCCAGTCTACTGACGTTATCGATTTGTCTTGGCATTATCGCAGCAATGCGAGTGACGGGTGTATGGGGATGGTAAGTATATGATTGATCTGATGTTAGGCCTGTTAAATGATATGTTTTTTGCATCAATTCCTGCGGTCGGTTTTGCATTGGTATTTAATGTCCCAGTTCATGCGTTACGATTTTGTGCCATATTGGGGGCTGTTGGCCACGGCTCGCGCTATTTAATGATGCACTTTGGCATTCCCATTGAATGGGCTACATTTTTTGCTGCTTCGATAGTGAGCTTTATTGGTGTGTATTGGTCTAAGAAGTTTTTAGCCCATCCTAAGGTCTTTACTGTCGCGGGGATCATTCCAATGGTACCGGGCGTTTTCGCTTATAAAGCAATGATTGCTATGGTACAGATTAACCATGATGGGTTTTCATTGTTGCTTCTCCAAACGTTGATGGAAAACTTCTTAAAAGCGATGTTTATTATCGCAGGGTTAGCTGTTGGTCTTGCTGTGCCTGGGCTGTTATTCTATCGCCGTAAACCCATTGTCTAGTCATGATGCTTTATACTTCATTGTGCTATTAATATATTCTTGTATAATTTCGAATCTTTCCGTTCACTGAAGGTATTTAAAGTGAAAATTAGCATGATTGCAGCTCTCGCTCATAATGGAGCAATAACTAAAGAAAATGGGTTTATTAATCCCCCACAGAGCAGAGTTATAGGAAGTGATAATGCTATGCCTTGGCATTTACCAGAAGATTTTAAATGGTTTAAAGAGAATACTCTTGGTAAGCCTGTTGTTATGGGAAGAAAAACCTATCAGTCGATAGGACGATTATTACCAAATAGAAAAAATATCATTATTAGTCGAGATCCTAATTTTGACGTCGATGGCGCTATAATAGTACCTTCTATAGAGCAAGCTATTGAGTCGGCTTCTGGGGCTGAAGAAGTTATGGTTATTGGCGGAGGAAGTGTATACGAAGCATTTCTTCCTAAAGCTGAAAAGCTTTATCTTACATTTATAGATGCCGATGTCGATGGTGATACTCATTTCCCTGATTGGAGCAAAGTCAGCGGATGCTGGGAACAGATTTATAATCGTGAGTATAAATCTGATGGAGAAAAGAATATATATGATATGACTTTCGTCATTTTAGAACGTCCAGTGCCATAGAGCTATTTAACTTTCAAAAGTAAAGCCAGTGTCATACTGGCTTTATGTTTAAGATACGTTCTCAAGGGCTTTTTGAGTAAACAGCTTTTTATCTTCCCATCGCAACATGGTGAGTTTTCCTCCCCAAACACATCCTGTATCTAATCCATAAAGGTCGGTGCCAGTGTAGCCTTCTAACGCAGCCCAGTGACCAAAGATAATTGTTTTAGGGAAAGAGACTCGGTTCGGTACTTGAAACCAAGGCATCAATTCTTGGTTATGTACTTCTTTAGGCGGTAGTTTACATTGCATGTCTAAACGAGCGTCTGTGTAGCAAAAACGCATGCGAGTAAAAGCATTGATAATGTATCGGTAGCGATCAATCCCCTGTAATTCATCGGACCATTGATCAGGCAAATTGCAATACATCTCTTTTAAAAGCCACTGCCAGTCGCCGTGATGTAGTATTTCTTCCACTTCTTGTGCCGCACTGCGAGCTGTTACTAAATCCCATTGTGGTGAAATTCCAGCGTGACACATGACAAAATCTTGATGTTCCAGCATCAGAGGTTGATGACGAACCCAGTCGAGTAGTTCATCTCGATCTGGCGCATCTAAAATAGGCTGGGTTTTATCCTTAGGTTTCGCTTTATGAATCCCTAGTGATACGGCGAGTAAATGAAGGTCGTGGTTACCTAAGATAACCTTAGCAGATGACCCCAGAGAGCGAATGAAGCGGAGCGTCTCTAATGATTTTGGACCTCTAGCGACTAAATCGCCAGCGAGCCAAAGTTCATCTTTTTTTGCTTTGAAGTTTGCTTGTTTGAGTAAGAGCTTGAGCTCGTCTAAACAACCCTGAATGTCACCAACGATATAGGTCGACATAATCACTCCATTAATTTAATACATTTGGAACGGCTAAGCGGAAGGGATCTATTTCCGCGAGAAACTCTTTCCCATCTGAATTATGCATGATGTAGTGACCTTGCATGACTCCTACTGGCGTTTCTATAGCGGTACCACTGCTATAGGTGTATTCGTCGTTACCTGGAATAAAAGGTTGTTCCCCAACAACACCATCGCCTTCTACGTTCATCTGTTTGCCATTAGCATCAGTGATTAGCCAGCGACGTCCAATTAATTGAACGGTTTCAGTGCTGAGGTTTTTAACCGTGATGAGATAAGCAAACACATAGCGATTTTGCTCAGGGGTTGATTGTTCAGGGATATATTTTGTGTGAACTTGGATTTTGATACAAGGCTTAGAAAAATCCATATCAACTCCTTGAAATAGTGAGAAAAGAAAATAGGACGACTTTCGTCGTCCTATCTCATTATGCACTTTGGTTGGCATCTAGCCAATTTGCCATTGCAACAAATTGTTCCAGAGTGAGGTTTTCTGGACGCATAGCTGGGTTAACTCCCAAGGCTTCAAGTCGTTCTACGTCGATTAAACCCTTATAGCAGTTACGAACGGTTTTACGGCGTTGGTTAAAACCATCACGAACCACTCTGTCGAGCCATTTTAGACTCGTAGTTGGATGAGGTAGAGTCTCGTATGGCACTAATCGTACAACTGCTGAATCCACTTTTGGTGGTGGAACAAAGGCAGTGGGTGGTACTTCTAAAACAGGAACGACTTTACAGTAGTATTGAGCCATCACGGTTAAACGACCATACGCTTTACTACCTGGTCCAGCAGCAAGACGTTTTACCACTTCTTTTTGTAGCATAAAGTGCATATCTTGGATGTCTTTATGAAACTCAAATAGGTGGAACATTAACGGCGTAGAAATGTTGTACGGTAAGTTACCAAAAATACGCAGCTTGTTGTCTGGCTTCACCAACTGGGTGAAGTCAAAGCGCATCGCATCACCTTCATGGATGGTCAGTTTCTCACCTAATTCAGGATGATTGCGTAGACGTTCTGCTAGATCTCTGTCCAGTTCGATAACCGTTAGTCTATCGATTTCTTTGCCGACAGGTTCAGTCAATGCGCCTAAACCAGGACCAATTTCAACAAGATTTTGCCCAGGTCTTGGATTGATAGCAGAAACGATCCCATCGATGATATATGGATCGTTTAGAAAGTTTTGGCCAAAGCGTTTACGCGCTTTGTGTCCCATATGGACGTCATTTCTCATAATGTTCTCGAAATTAATTCGCTTTCTTATCAACTAGCTCGATAGCTTGTCTTAATGCTGTTTTGAAGCTTCCCATATCAGCAAGACCCGTACCTGCTAAATCAAGCGCAGTTCCGTGGTCAACGGACGTCCGTATAAATGGTAAACCTAGAGTAATGTTTACAGATTGTCCAAAACCTTTGTATTTTAGTACCGGTAGCACTTGGTCGTGATACATGCCTAAAACAGCATCGGCGTTTTGTAAGTATTTGTCATTAAAAATGGTATCTGCTGGTAAAGCCCCAATCAGTTGATAACCTTTTTCTTGACGCAATTTTTCTAATGTTGGGTTAATGGTGTCGATCTCTTCATGACCCAGAACACCATCTTCTCCTGCATGAGGGTTCAACCCACATACGTAGATATTAGGTCGTGCTATAGCAAACTTATTGACTAAATCTGCGTGGAGAATATCAATGATTTTCTCTAAGCGTTCGCTTGTCACCGCTTTAGACACGTAGGCCAAAGGAATGTGAGTGGTAACTAACGCAGTTCTTAAGCCTTCAGTTGCTAACATCATGACGACGAGTGGAGTATTGGAGAGTTCAGCAAAGAACTCTGTATGACCACTAAAGGCCACCCCGGCACGATTTATTACCCCTTTATGCACAGGGCCGGTGACAATAGCATCAAATTCACCATTCATACAGCCTAAAGCGGCTCTTTCTAAGGTTTTTAATACATAACGGCCATTAGCTTCATTAAGTTGGCCAGCTATTGTCGGCTCTTGCTGTGCAATATGATCAACCACTAAGGTTCCAGCTTGCTGCGCACTTGCAGGGCTGTTTGGATTGTAATCGAGTAAATTAACGTGAATACCGAGCTGTTTGGCTCGGTCTTCAAGTAATGATTTATCTGCGCAAATAATTAATTGATGTGGCCAGTCATGTTTGGATAATTCCAAAACCAAATCAGGGCCAATACCAGCAGGCTCCCCCGCTGTTACCACCAACTTTCTAACTGTCACTGTCATCACCTTTTTGAATTTCAATATAAGCGCTTGCTCTTAGTTCTTGTAACCAAGCAGTCGCTTCTTCATTGAATTTACGGTTAAACAAAATGCGATAAGCTTTGTTTTTCATTGCTGCGTCTGTTTTATCTACTTTGCGTCGATCTAACACTTGCACAATATGCCAGCCATGCACGGTTTTAAATGGTTGGCTGATTTGTCCTACCGGTAATGTTTCCACTTGGTGCTTAAACTCAGGAACATACATATCAGGTGTTTGGTAACCCAATTCGCCTTTTTGAGATGCAGAGCCAGGATCTTGGCTGTATTGCTGCGCTAACTCACCGAACGTCGCTTCGCCATTTTTAATACGGCGAATGAAACTATTCAGCTCTTTTTTCGCGCCTTCATCGCTGAGAATTACACTCGGTTTTATTAAGAT
This DNA window, taken from Vibrio nitrifigilis, encodes the following:
- a CDS encoding threonine/serine exporter family protein, whose amino-acid sequence is MIDLMLGLLNDMFFASIPAVGFALVFNVPVHALRFCAILGAVGHGSRYLMMHFGIPIEWATFFAASIVSFIGVYWSKKFLAHPKVFTVAGIIPMVPGVFAYKAMIAMVQINHDGFSLLLLQTLMENFLKAMFIIAGLAVGLAVPGLLFYRRKPIV
- the rsmA gene encoding 16S rRNA (adenine(1518)-N(6)/adenine(1519)-N(6))-dimethyltransferase RsmA, coding for MRNDVHMGHKARKRFGQNFLNDPYIIDGIVSAINPRPGQNLVEIGPGLGALTEPVGKEIDRLTVIELDRDLAERLRNHPELGEKLTIHEGDAMRFDFTQLVKPDNKLRIFGNLPYNISTPLMFHLFEFHKDIQDMHFMLQKEVVKRLAAGPGSKAYGRLTVMAQYYCKVVPVLEVPPTAFVPPPKVDSAVVRLVPYETLPHPTTSLKWLDRVVRDGFNQRRKTVRNCYKGLIDVERLEALGVNPAMRPENLTLEQFVAMANWLDANQSA
- the apaG gene encoding Co2+/Mg2+ efflux protein ApaG — translated: MDFSKPCIKIQVHTKYIPEQSTPEQNRYVFAYLITVKNLSTETVQLIGRRWLITDANGKQMNVEGDGVVGEQPFIPGNDEYTYSSGTAIETPVGVMQGHYIMHNSDGKEFLAEIDPFRLAVPNVLN
- a CDS encoding threonine/serine exporter family protein, which gives rise to MASRQRAVSRLIAHAGKMLLAHGAESTLVGDIMRRMGFACGMSEVEVSLSASSLVVTTVYKGHCITTARRCTDKGLNMRVVTQVQRICIMMERGLLDHTMAQHKLDTVSPKRYNRWLVVIMIGLSCASFSRLAGGDWPVFGMTFLASAIGMMARQEMAARHFNPLLTFSATAFVTSLVSTQAINYHIGNTPTLVMASSVLMLVPGFPLINAVADMLKGYVNMGIARFTFASLLTLSICLGIIAAMRVTGVWGW
- the apaH gene encoding bis(5'-nucleosyl)-tetraphosphatase (symmetrical) ApaH translates to MSTYIVGDIQGCLDELKLLLKQANFKAKKDELWLAGDLVARGPKSLETLRFIRSLGSSAKVILGNHDLHLLAVSLGIHKAKPKDKTQPILDAPDRDELLDWVRHQPLMLEHQDFVMCHAGISPQWDLVTARSAAQEVEEILHHGDWQWLLKEMYCNLPDQWSDELQGIDRYRYIINAFTRMRFCYTDARLDMQCKLPPKEVHNQELMPWFQVPNRVSFPKTIIFGHWAALEGYTGTDLYGLDTGCVWGGKLTMLRWEDKKLFTQKALENVS
- the pdxA gene encoding 4-hydroxythreonine-4-phosphate dehydrogenase PdxA encodes the protein MTVTVRKLVVTAGEPAGIGPDLVLELSKHDWPHQLIICADKSLLEDRAKQLGIHVNLLDYNPNSPASAQQAGTLVVDHIAQQEPTIAGQLNEANGRYVLKTLERAALGCMNGEFDAIVTGPVHKGVINRAGVAFSGHTEFFAELSNTPLVVMMLATEGLRTALVTTHIPLAYVSKAVTSERLEKIIDILHADLVNKFAIARPNIYVCGLNPHAGEDGVLGHEEIDTINPTLEKLRQEKGYQLIGALPADTIFNDKYLQNADAVLGMYHDQVLPVLKYKGFGQSVNITLGLPFIRTSVDHGTALDLAGTGLADMGSFKTALRQAIELVDKKAN
- the folA gene encoding type 3 dihydrofolate reductase gives rise to the protein MKISMIAALAHNGAITKENGFINPPQSRVIGSDNAMPWHLPEDFKWFKENTLGKPVVMGRKTYQSIGRLLPNRKNIIISRDPNFDVDGAIIVPSIEQAIESASGAEEVMVIGGGSVYEAFLPKAEKLYLTFIDADVDGDTHFPDWSKVSGCWEQIYNREYKSDGEKNIYDMTFVILERPVP